In one Nicotiana tomentosiformis chromosome 6, ASM39032v3, whole genome shotgun sequence genomic region, the following are encoded:
- the LOC104090069 gene encoding uncharacterized protein → MDNVFKLHGIPKTIVSNKDVVFTSKFWKELFKLQKVSLLTSTAYQPQIDGQTGVVNRSLQAREATFRAVKSHLLRAQSRIKSQAGKGRADRTYAVCEWVYVKLQPYRQLSLNSHSFQKLSAKYFGPFQIIQRVGQVAYTLALPPQSNIHPTFHISQLKNKLGTHTTSPTLPVVHAEHGHVLLTLEAILDRRLAPNNVRATTPVLVKWLNDGPEDSTWEDWQEFQLKFSFFNP, encoded by the exons ATGGACAATGTCTTTAAACTCCATGGAATTCCTAAGACTATAGTTTCTAACAAAGATGTAGTCTTCACTAGCAAATTCTGGAAAGAGTTGTTCAAATTGCAAAAGGTTTCTTTGCTAACTTCAACTGCTTACCAGCCTCAGATTGATGGTCAAACTGGGGTGGTTAACAG AAGCTTACAAGCGAGAGAAGCCACATTTAGAGCTGTGAAGTCTCACTTATTGAGAGCTCAAAGCAGGATAAAATCCCAGGCTGGTAAGGGCAGGGCTGATAGAACTTATGCAGTATGTGAATGGGTCTATGTTAAGCTGCAACCATACAGACAATTATCTTTAAATAGTCATTCCTTTCAGAAGTTATCAGCCAAATACTTTGGCCCTTTTCAGATCATCCAAAGGGTTGGACAAGTTGCATACACCTTGGCTTTGCCTCCTCAGTCAAATATCCACCCCACATTCCACATTTCTCAGCTCAAAAATAAGTTAGGTACTCACACAACTTCTCCTACACTTCCAGTTGTTCATGCTGAACATGGCCATGTCCTGCTTACTCTTGAAGCCATCTTAGACAGAAGATTAGCTCCCAATAATGTCAGAGCTACAACACCGGTTCTAGTCAAATGGTTGAATGATGGCCCTGAGGACAGTACCTGGGAAGATTGGCAAGAGTTCCAActcaaattttctttttttaatccTTGA